TTATTGCCTAAGAAAGTTCATGAAAGCAAatgaaaactaatgaaaaaggcttgtgaaactagcctaagatgcctagGCATCAGTGGACCATTGGTGATTTAAAGGGAATTAGTCCAACCAAGTGTATGCGCAAGATCCTTcttgaagatgatgctaaaCCAATTGTGCAACCACAAAAGAGACTAAATCCACCTATGAAAGAGGTGGTCCAAAAAGAGGTAATGAAACTAGGGGAAGCCGGCATTATATaccctatttctgacagcccttGGGTGAGTCTTGTGCAGGTAGTTCCCAAGAAAAGAGGGAGGACAATgatgaagaatgaaaagaatgagctaATTCCTATAAGGACCGTCATAGGATGGTGCATGTGCAtagactacagaaggctcaacacTACTACAAGGAAGGATCACTTTCCCTTgtctttcattgatcagatgcttgagagATTAGCTGGTCATTGTAACACTTtaattaccctaagccttacctcgcaTCGTAAAGCAAAAGTTAATCAAATGTTGCGATAATTCTAAAgcttatacatatttatatagaaggaaataatatattctagaaGCCCAATGAAGGATTAAGCTCAAAAATAGAGTTCGAAAAGCGCAAAATGTACTCACGAAGCTATACTAAACGAAGCACAAGATATACGTACAGATATCaagatatatgtatatagatataTCAAAAGATAATAATATAGAGTTCTAGCCGCCACTcacggagtttaagccggctagttACATACAAATATACAAAGTTTAGACAGCAAAACAACTTATCCAAATTTTCCTCTCAAAGTAAGCTGCTAggccaaataaatacaaatgTGAGAGAtcttaaacaaaataataaaaaagactTCAAACAAGATAGCGATCCTCCGCTCTGTCACCACcaagcaactcaccgaggtgggttgcgacctgcatctgaaaatataacaacaaaatatggtatgagaaccagaggttctcaatatggtaacaatgcccagtgatgtaagatataagactccgagacgccagaggcaatcctagaacttcatatccatcacaagatacATCTTAAAGCATAACTAAAACATTAAAACATCATTTAAAACCATAATGATAAAGGGGTAATCTAACTTAGTGGATTTCTAAACTAACAACTCTCCGCTGTCCCAGAGCCTTCACCAACCaatcctccatgcgatcccatcgccaccgccttctgaacctcctcaatcccagtagaatacacaattaatacaatgtaagtaaaacacaagtataAGCATATATGTTAAGTAATTCAAATAGGAAATTAGGCATGTTATATAATTAGGCAAGCAATACAAGTCGACAAAGCAAGCAAACAGATAAAAGATGCTCATGATGAATGCCCGTCctttggctgtgatatcacattgccTGCACACTATAGTGATtccgaagggatgcgagcgggatactctTGCCACAGACCTCACAACTCAACATAAGCGGGATAAACCTACCGTCCTTACGCCTCCGCCGCgacctcgacaggcgggattaACCTGCTGTCCCTGCCAGGCGCATAACATCTCAACAATTCTCAATATATAACAGTAATCCAGTGgtttttagaaaattatttttcagtATATCAATAATTCATCATTGCATTCTGAGTCCCAgactcatctcaaccactgtCAATTCATAAGTTCCATTCCGAGTCTCAGAATCAACTCAACCACTGTCAATTCATAATTTCCATTCCAAAATCATTAGTTCACTACTTTCACAATTCATTCAGAACTCTTCAGTTCACCACTTTCAGAATTCATTATCAATAATCACCAATACCATACGCCACCTTCTCATTCAACCAAAACCATCCTCAGTACTCTAGAAACCTAAGCCTCCGTTCTCTAACTTTTTACCAGAAATACCGAGTTAGATCACCTAGAACATTTTCTATGTTTTGACATCTAAAAACAAGCCAAAGAGTCTTATACAAGTGTCATGGAAGTTTACAAGCTTGCAAGAAGCTGAACAGTTGAAAACAAAGTTTTTATTGAAAAACAGGGCAGTGTGCATACACATAGGGTTGTGTGTACGCACGCCTAGAAAGATTTTAagaagtgtgcgtacgcatagaggTGAGCGTACGCAGAGGGAGTAAAACTTTCCATTCTGCTCAAACGCACGATGCGTGCGAACGCCGTCAACATAATGCACCTTCCatcgtgtgcgtgcgcacaaggctgtgcgtgcCAACAGCTTGCAAAACTTCATTGGTTGTCTGTGCGCACAGAGCGTGCTAGCGCTCCCAAAAGCAGCCATCTCCCCTTGTGTGTATGCGCACAATAGTGTGTGTACgcactgataaaccactattttatagtttatattgtgtttaattgtgtggttttgtcatgattcttacccacttattcatcaatttagcatgtatttagatttccttcctgaatttatcacatgtttgaaaattacttcctagagactttaattatttaattttaattctcctttattccattcgatgccgtaatctgtgtgtcaagtgtctcaggctttatagggcatgaatgagacggagattggagaggaagctagcaaaaaaatggaaagaacacaagaattgaaggagataaccagcgaaaagtgacgcggtcgcatggctcacgcgaccgcgcgaggGAACATAAATCGCAGTGATGCGGCCGCGCGGACTGAAAAGCATAAGCGACGTggtagcgtggacgacgcgaacgcgtgaagaggaaaagcgccagcgacgcgtccgcatggacgacgcaatcgcgtgacatgcgcgatctacATAAACTGCAGAATCTGAAACCAGCGACTTTGGACCCTATTTCGGCCCAGTTTTTGGCCCGaaacagcagactagagtcagagaatatgcagaaatAGGAGACACATTCATTGagtagttttagatctagtttttcactctcttaggttttttttctctctagtttttagaattttaattttcaattggtcttagcattggaacattgagaagagtcaTTTCCTCATTAAGATttcatcattctagtttgttctcttaacttggttttattcttccatgttcaTTGTTAtattcaattttgtcattcagatatttttatgattaattaatgcaaggattattcttttttaatttaatttccattccaataatcatgtcttcttttaattcccttttatatgccatggattttttatttacaatgagtgagtagtttcattacttgatggggagttgattaaaaggaactcttgagttggaaggattggaagaaaaatttgtaattgggttgaatgttggattgctatcctgtCACAGACGAcaatccctttgaactaagtgagttgcaacttgtgaacagatctggcatttccacttgtttgactttctcttacctagtaagggataaccaaacggaacaactattaattataaattaatcttattatcacaccatcaatgatagagattccaaccaatcaattcccagtcaaggccttttatttttattaattaaaatttctcaatttaattcccaatttacttagctcaactttttttggaatatcttattattaaaacagcacacttttctaaattgataggcagattttcggtgagttaagaactatacttgcaacgcaaccattttaataaatttttaattcaccagcttcTGCTATCCATCACgcacattttcaaaaatacatagagtgtgcgtgcgcacacaaaccagaaatcaaAAATTCTGCAGCATTCACAGAATTCAAATTTCAGACACCAACTTGCAACGATCGTATCTTTCTATACAAAATTTGGATTTCTACAAAATTGATACCATTTTAAAGCTCTATAAATTATCtttgatttgatataaaattCATCCCATTTCACAAATTGTAGCTCAAGGTATGATCTGTTGAAGTTTATCAAAAATCCATTTTTACCAAGGCTCACTAAATTCTCAACTTACCAAATCtttcaaccaaaaccaaactaAAACCACACCAACTTCAACTCACATCAGTTCTTACCATGTGTACCACATTCCACCACTCATATCATTAACTTCTCAAATCCAATTATCAATTATATCGCTTTAAACCATTTTTCACATACAAACTCATCAATCATCATTCCATCACTACTAATCATGAGAAATCAACTTCAATTTCAACATCCAACATCATTTATCAACATCAATACCAATATCCATCAAAATAAtccaaaatcatcaaattatcACACATCATCATTCAACAATTTAACAACCAATTCAATCCAatcctatcctatgggtcactagcctaagtgtccagaaatattatatattatatagtggaaatcgaaaccataccttggccgattttcaATATGCACTAAATCACCAAATTGACCTCCACCAAGCTTTCACAAGCTCTCAACCTCAATCAAGCCATTAGTCAATCTCCAACAAGCATCAACAATCTATATTCCAAACTATACACATTAATgtaccacaaattaatacttaGGCTTCCTAATTATTCAATTTCACTGGGTTAAGAGTGAGCTTACCTTATCCACAGAAATTTGGGATAGAACCCAACAATCCCACACTAATGGTAGGTACCTAACAACCCAAACACAAATTTCACTCAAAACCAAAacccacaaaattcaaaattcttagGGCAGCAGGAAGGAGATGAAATTTTGAGGTCTTTCCTACACAAGTGGAATAGAATTAACGGGCTCAGTGAGAGCTTCGTGTAGCCGCTGAGGCACGTAAATCGGAGCACTGTAACTCGAGATATGATGGATTGAAGAAGAGAGTGAATAGTGTTTTAGCTCTCCCCTCCCACTTCACCCTTGCAGCTGTGTTTTATGTTTATGAGTGTGGTGAATGAGCCGATGGCTCATTAAAGAAGGTTTTAGATGTTGGGCTTGGCCCAACTTGGACCCGATCTAACCTGATAGTGTTTTTAGTCCATTTGGCCCAATTTCGTgtcaaacctttaaaattaatacCCAGTTTTTGACTTTGATTAGTTTTCTAAGGTTCTGCCGGTTCATTCACCGGTTCGAGTTTTTATGCGGTTTTTCTTAGAAAATTACATTTTCCGactcagaaaaatctactgagtccaaaaatcatatttaaatccccTTGTTCTCATTCTAAACTTTTGGAACCTAATTTGggaaatttaattatttaattaatcgGTTAGTTAATAGCGGTTCTTACAGTTATgcttttattgttttctagatggatattctggatataatcaaattgcagtggaccctcaagatcaagagaagacggtattcacatgtccttttggagtatttgcataccgGAGAATGCCGTTTGGGCTCTGTAATGCTCCCaacaacttttcagaggtgtatgctttcaatttttCTGAGACGGTTGAAAAGTTTATTGAggtatttatggatgatttttctgtttttagtAATTATTTTGAATTCTGCCTTAAGCATTTATCTCTGGTCTTGAAACGTTTCCAAGAATCAAATATTGTTTTAATTTGGGAGAAATGTCATTTTATAGTTACAGAAGGTATTGTTCTTGGACACCagatttcaagcaagggaattgaggttgatagagccaaggtggaggtaattgaaaaattaccaccaccaactaATGTTAAGGCAGTCAGGAATTTCTTCggtcatgcaggattttacaaaagatttatcaaggatttttctaaaattgctaaaccATTGAGCAACCTGTTGGTTGCTGATGTTCCTTTTATCATTGATGCTGACTGTCTGCATGCCTTTAAAACTCTGAAAGCAGACCTTACGTCTGGTTCTATCATAGCTTCCCTTGACTGGGatttgccatttgaattaatgtgtgatgctagtgactaTGCTATAGGAGCTATTTTAGGATAGAGGCAAGGCAAGTTTATGCAtatcatttactatgctagtcGTGTATTAAATGATGctcaaaagaattacacaactacagaaaaagaattattagTTATGTATACTGTTGATAAGTTTAGGTCCTATTTAATTGGTTCTAAGGTTGCtatttatactgatcatgctgctttgAAGTACCTTCTAGCCAAACGGGATTCTAAACTAAGATTAATCATATGGGTGTTGCTCCTTCAGGAGTTTAATATTAAGATCAAGGACAGGAAGGGGTCAGAAAATCAAGTGGCTGACCACCTTTCAAGAATTGAGCCTGAAGAAGGAATGCAACCACCCACAGCTGTGACTGAGACATTCCCGGATGAGCAACTTTTTGTTATTCAGCATGCCCCATGGTTTGCAGGcattgcaaattacaaagccATGAAGTTCATCCCAAAAGAGTGCAGTAAACAATAAGTTAAGAAGCTACTggctgatgcaaagtactacttttGGGAGGAaccttatctttttaaaagatGCTCAGATGGTATAATCCGAAGGTGTGTCTTAGATGAGGAAACACAGCAGATTCTTTGGCACTGTCATGGTTTTGATTATGGAGGCCACTTTGGTGGTGAAAGGACAACTATAAAGGTCCTTCAGAGTGGTTTTTAATGGCTGACTCTCTTCCAAGACTCAAGAGCATTTGTGAAGAACTGTGACAGATGTGAGAGAGCTAAGAATCTCCCTGCCAACCATGAGATGCCACAACAGTAGATTTTttagattgagttgtttgatgtatggggtattgacttcatggaaCTTTTTCCACCCTCATACTCTAATACTTAAATCCTAGTGGCAGTTGATTAGGTgtccaagtgggtggaagctatGGCTTTGCCCACCAATGATGCCAAAGTGGTGATGAGTTTTCTTCAGAGATATATTTTCAGCCGATTTGGTAACCCAAGGACACTCATCAATGATGGTAGAAGTCACTTCTGCAACAGACGGCTGGACTCACTTCTGCAGAGATATAAAATTCATCATAAAGTGGCTTTCCCctatcaccctcagacaagTGGACAGGTTGAGGTCTCTAATAGGGAACTCAAGAGGATTCTAGAGAAGACCGTCAATGTCTCCAGAAAGAATTGGTCTaggaagcttgatgatgctctctgAGCATACCggacagcatacaagactcctATTGGCATGTCCCCTTATCAGTTGGTCTATGGTAAAGTCTGTCACTTACTAATTGAGTTGGAGCATGGAGCATACTGGGCGATCAAGTTTCTGAACTTCGATGCTCAAGCTGCAGGAATAAAGAGGATGCTTCAACTGAATGAGCTTGATGAATTCAGATATTCTGCCTATGAGAATGCCAAGTTCTATAAAGAGAGAACCAATatatggcatgacaagaagattGCCATCCGAGTCTTTCAGCCATGTCAGAGAGtgcttctattcaattcaaggcTCAAACTCTTTCCCGAGAAGCTAAAATCCCGATGGTCAAGACCGTTTATAGTAACTAGAGTATCACCGTATGGTCATGTGGAAATTCAGGAAGAGAATTCTGACCGAAGGTTTATAGTGAATGGCTAGAGGTTGAAACACTATCTTGGAGGCGAGATTGATTGCCAAAGGTCAACCCATCTACTGAACTAGCAGAACTGACCGTCAAGTTagtgacagtaaagaagcacttgtcAGGAGGCAACCCGATATTTTCGTATCCTtcagtttgattttttttactttgacttttatttttttagttttgtcttgtttgagtatctattatttttcctttgttttacATGTATTTAGATCATCAGAGTGATTAGAATAGCAACAGGTGCATTAAGATAGAGTTTCAGACACCCTGGAGGAAGTTGTTTCGGATTGggtggcgcctaacttggctttctcaagttaggcgccacaTACACTAAATTTGGATATACTTGCTGGAGGGGTGGGGCCTAACTTTACCCCTTGAAGTTAAGCGCCAATGATGCGTGCAAATTGGGGATCGCTCCCTACCAGGTCTGCGCCGAACTCCACCATCTCAAGTTAGGCACCACACAAGCCCTTAGAGAGGCAGCACACAAGGGAGGCATAAAGTTAGGTGCCACATACCTCAAGTTAGGTACCACAAAAGGAAGGACGCATGGGAAGTTAGGCGCCAGGTGTATATTTCAACTTGAAGTTAGGTGCCATGGAATCTAAGTTAGGCACCAGGTTGGGTCTTCACATCAAGTTAGGTGATGACCGAATATTTTATACgatttttgacattgttttcatcttgtttttaatatgttttatttagtttttattaagtttttacaggttttagtgttaaattcacatttttggattctactttgagtttgtgtgtttttgtaCCATTTCAGGTATTTCCTGGCTGAATTTGAGGAGCtagagcaaaagtctgattcagagacagaaaAAGCACTGCAGATGTTGTTCGGATCTGACCTTCTTGCACTCAGAAGAGCTTCTCCAGAGCTACAAAAGTCCTAATGGAGCGTTCTCAACAGATATGAAAAGctaacttccagagctttccagaaatgtataatattttatactttgcttcggattagaaggcccaaacCTGGCGTCCAACACTAGCCTCCTGCCCCCTTCCTAGCATCCAGCGCCCAAGGAGCAGAGCCCAGCATCCAAACGCCCAGAGAAGACTCCCTAGCCAGCATTTCACGCCCTAGAGACCTCAAAATATGTGGATCTCTTCAAAGCTCAGTCCAAACACCCACCAAGTGAGACACAGAAGTGGAATTTAGCACCAAAAAGACTATTTTACACTTactagtcattagtttagtatttaagagTTATTTTACATAAACATCCAGAATCTACACACCATATTCAAGTTTTACATTGTATTTTCCTtttagtatgagtttctaaacctcctaggttgaggggaagAGCCCTgttgagtcctatgaattaataaaagtattactatttCTTCTTTAATCCGTGTTTGATTTACTTCTACGATATATATCCGCTCTTCAacatggtgaataggatgatcagtgacaatcagcTATGTTCATCATACTAAGACGAACGTGCTTGACAAACACCCGCGTTTACTTTGTTTCGTGTGAATACGTGACTGGAAAGCACGAGCCAACAActatgtttatacatctctcagatggctaatccacgacttcgttggggacttctcgagacatcagTTCAGCCAATTTCTgaggagattagggtctctgtggtataggctagaatccaaagaagtagcactctctgatccggaagattcgaccttgtatgtggcgttttgagtaggatcgccaGGAGAATGATctgctagagcttcacccttcgtcagattggatgaccacgGCCAATGGTGTTCAATCTGTAGCAGAGGAGATCAATGACCACGGCCCATggcgttgatcacatacagcctgccattgaagaaatcactcacaagcaaagaagacagtaataccagagttaactcagaaaagcaaagcaactccaatcctTCAACATATCCCTATTACTGATTCAAATAATCTCACAAATATTTATCTATCAACCTTTtgatctgcctgactaagacctgcaagataaccatagcttgcttcaaaccacaatcctcgtgggattgaccctgactcgctcaggtgttacttggacgacctagtacacttgctggtacaGCTGTAC
The genomic region above belongs to Arachis stenosperma cultivar V10309 chromosome 5, arast.V10309.gnm1.PFL2, whole genome shotgun sequence and contains:
- the LOC130980768 gene encoding uncharacterized protein LOC130980768 gives rise to the protein MSPYQLVYGKVCHLLIELEHGAYWAIKFLNFDAQAAGIKRMLQLNELDEFRYSAYENAKFYKERTNIWHDKKIAIRVFQPCQRVLLFNSRLKLFPEKLKSRWSRPFIVTRVSPYGHVEIQEENSDRRYFLAEFEELEQKSDSETEKALQMLFGSDLLALRRASPELQKS